CCAAAAGATTGGGATGTTTTACCTTGTATCTTCCCGTCACTTGTCGAACCACGAGTTCGGAATCCATAAACGCGTGAACGGATTCGTGTTTTCTGCGAATACATTCTTCCAGACCTCGTTTGAGCGCCGACCATTCAGCGACGTTGTTGGTGGCGTCTCCGATTCTTTCCGAAATGGTGAATTCTTCTTTGTTGTCAATAAGACCGGCGACTCCGATCGAGGACGGACCGGGGTTTCCCT
This is a stretch of genomic DNA from Leptospira tipperaryensis. It encodes these proteins:
- a CDS encoding ribonuclease HI family protein, encoding MIQIYCDGASKGNPGPSSIGVAGLIDNKEEFTISERIGDATNNVAEWSALKRGLEECIRRKHESVHAFMDSELVVRQVTGRYKVKHPNLLEYKKEVDKLVSTLQSFQITHVPREKNALADRLANEAFSK